The stretch of DNA TACAAGCAAAGAGTTTGGACTGCCCCAAGTAAATAGTCCGCCTATTGCGTGTTGAAGTTCAGGAGTAGATTTGCCTTTTACCCAATGCGTAAAAGAATAATGCACTCGCAAATGTGTATGCAGTTGAATATGCCCATAACTCATCCCCATTCCTGCTACCACACCCATGCGGTTAATAGGAGTACCTAAAAATATATGCGCTGAACCATAATAAAATAATTTTTGAGCTTGTACATTTGTCTTGACCATAAAAATAAATCCCATAGCCCAAAAAAGATTTTTTGTCCAACCCAACAAACAAAATACTTGCCGCATCTTTTGAGAACTATTCCTTCTTAAAAATGCAAAAAGTCTGTGTGCCAAATGACACACAGACCTTAAAAAATAGTTTGAGAAATTTTATTTTCTTTCTCCAAATAGGCGAAGTAGGTACAAGAATATGTTCACAAAGTCAAGATAGAGTTGTAGAGCGCCAAATATGGCAAATTTTTTACCTTGTTCGCTATCCGCAGGAACATTTTCTGCCATTTCTTTTAGTTTTTGAGTATCATAAGCCGATAGACCAATAAATACAGCTAAACCTACGAAACTAATAATCCAATCAAATACAGAGCTGCGAGTAAATATATTTACAATGCTGGCTATAATTACTCCTATCAATAGCATGAAAAGGAATGAACCGAAGCGAGTTAAATCTTGCTTAGTGGTAAAGCCTAAAAATGACATAGCGCCGAATGTACCTGCGGTTACGAATAGAGCATTTGCCACAGATGAAGTAGTGTAAGCCATGAGTATCATGGATAACGTCAGACCGTTAAGTGCTGAATATACAACAAACATAATAGTGGCTACCAAAGCCGAAATTCTCTGTATAGCAGCGGATAACACGAAAACTAGCACGAATTCAGCAATAATTGCACCCCAAAGCAATCCTCGGTTTTTGAGAACTACTCTGCCCTCTACCTCAGTAAAAAATAAACTGCTATTGTGTGTATAAACTGCTGTTACTGCACTAATCATAAGTGCGACAAACATCCATAAGTAAATTTTAGCCATGAGCGTTTTGCCAAATTCTACCGCTCGGCTTACATACACGTTGTTGCTATACACGTTTTGATAATAATTTTGATTAGACATACGCCAAACTAGTCTGCAAATTTACGCATATAAAACGAAATTATCTCAAAAAAGTTGTGCAATATACTGCCTAAATTTATTAAGTTACTTGTATTCAGTAGGTTGTAGATATATTTTTATTTCAACTTTAACTTTTGATGTAAAATTTGCTTGTAAGTATTCCCTATGGGAATTTCTGTACCTGCCACGTACATGCTATTTGACAGTATTTTTTCTATGTATTGAGTATTTACCAAATAAGACTTATGCACTCGGATAAAGTGGCTTTCTGACAATGTAGCTTCAATGTTTTTCATCGTTTCAGCGGTTAAATATACTTTTTCATCTGTGAATATCTTGATAAAGTTACCGTAGCTTTGAATGAAGTGTATCTTATCTAACATGATTTTATGTGTGATTCCATTTGATTTTGCTAGAATGTGGTCTATGGAACTTGTTTTTTCTGTCAAAGAATTTGGAGAAGAGGGAGCAACTAACTCTGTAGGCACTTGGCGGTCAAAAATATCTAATGCTCTGTTTACAGCTTTTAAGAATCGGTCAAAACGTATGGGCTTGAGCAAATAGTCTGTAACCCCTAACTCATAACCTTCCAAAGCAAACTCTGAATACGCCGTAGTTAAAATGACTAATGGCGGATCTTGCAGAGTTTTTAGCAGGTCTATACCTGTTAGTTCTGGCATGTTGATATCTAAAAAAATTAAATCCACGGGTGTTTTGTGTAAAAAGTTAATGGTATCTACCGCATTGTAACAATTTCCTACTATCTTCAAGCGTTCTACTTTTTGAATATAGTTTTCAATAACTTGGTGGGCTAAAGGTTCGTCATCTACGATAAGGCAGTCTAATACTTTGTTGGACATACAAGATATGTTTAGTTATTGCAAAGTTAAAAAAATATAAGATACTGCCAAAGAAAGAATTGACTTTCTTTCATATTACTCTACCGTGTACCCATACTCTTTGAGCAGGCGTTTTTTATCTCGCCAGTCAGGTTGTACTTTTACGTAGAGAGATAAATGTACAGGCGTTTGTAAAAATTTTTCTATTTCTTGCCGAGCGATTATACCTATGCGTTTAATAGCTTTTCCACCTTCACCAATGATAATTTTCTTTTGGGATTCCCGCATCACGATGATGTCTGCTTGTATGTGTGTTTTTTGGCTTTTTTCATTGTATTGAAAGCTATTTACTACTACTTGTACAGAATAAGGAATTTCTTGGGCATATCGCAAAAATATTTTTTCTCTAATAATTTCACTTACAAAAAAGCGCTCATTTCTATCACTTAATTGGTCTGCATCGTAGTAGAGAGGTCCCTCAGGGAGTATTTTTTCTAACTTTCTGATAATAAATTCGGTATGTAAACCCATCAAAGCGGATATAGGTAGAATTTCGTATTCAGGAAGCAGTTGATGCAGCGTTTCTACTTTTTTTTCTATTATTTCAGGATTGAAAAGGTCAATTTTGTTGAGTAGGAGTAAGCAAGGTTTTCGGGACTTTTTAACTTTATCTTGGATATTTTGATTTATTTTTAAGGTCTGTCCATCAATAAGCCATAAAATAGCTTCTGCATCTGATAGAGCGTCGTAAATAGAGTTAAGCATTGCTTTGTGTAGTTCGTATTTAGGTTCTAATATGCCTGGCGTATCGGAGAAAATAATTTGACAAGTATCTGAGG from Bacteroidia bacterium encodes:
- a CDS encoding Bax inhibitor-1/YccA family protein, with amino-acid sequence MSNQNYYQNVYSNNVYVSRAVEFGKTLMAKIYLWMFVALMISAVTAVYTHNSSLFFTEVEGRVVLKNRGLLWGAIIAEFVLVFVLSAAIQRISALVATIMFVVYSALNGLTLSMILMAYTTSSVANALFVTAGTFGAMSFLGFTTKQDLTRFGSFLFMLLIGVIIASIVNIFTRSSVFDWIISFVGLAVFIGLSAYDTQKLKEMAENVPADSEQGKKFAIFGALQLYLDFVNIFLYLLRLFGERK
- a CDS encoding LytTR family DNA-binding domain-containing protein — translated: MSNKVLDCLIVDDEPLAHQVIENYIQKVERLKIVGNCYNAVDTINFLHKTPVDLIFLDINMPELTGIDLLKTLQDPPLVILTTAYSEFALEGYELGVTDYLLKPIRFDRFLKAVNRALDIFDRQVPTELVAPSSPNSLTEKTSSIDHILAKSNGITHKIMLDKIHFIQSYGNFIKIFTDEKVYLTAETMKNIEATLSESHFIRVHKSYLVNTQYIEKILSNSMYVAGTEIPIGNTYKQILHQKLKLK
- the era gene encoding GTPase Era, with the protein product MTFKSGFVTIVGEPNAGKSTLLNQLLGQKLCIVTPKVQTTRHRILGIYTSDTCQIIFSDTPGILEPKYELHKAMLNSIYDALSDAEAILWLIDGQTLKINQNIQDKVKKSRKPCLLLLNKIDLFNPEIIEKKVETLHQLLPEYEILPISALMGLHTEFIIRKLEKILPEGPLYYDADQLSDRNERFFVSEIIREKIFLRYAQEIPYSVQVVVNSFQYNEKSQKTHIQADIIVMRESQKKIIIGEGGKAIKRIGIIARQEIEKFLQTPVHLSLYVKVQPDWRDKKRLLKEYGYTVE